From Actinosynnema mirum DSM 43827, a single genomic window includes:
- the ahcY gene encoding adenosylhomocysteinase, producing the protein MTSTIPALAQTRNGIDFAVADLSLADFGRKEIRLAEHEMPGLMALRREYAEVYPLKGARVSGSLHMTVQTAVLIETLVALGAEVRWASCNIFSTQDHAAAAVVVGPHGTPEEPRGVPVFAWKGESLAEYWWTAESMLTWPDGQGPNMILDDGGDATLLVHKGAQYEKAGVVPAASEDDSEEWALVLETLRNSLASDAGKWTRIAEGIRGVTEETTTGVMRLYQLAAAGELLFPAINVNDAVTKSKFDNRYGIRHSLIDGINRGTDVLMGGKVAVICGYGDVGKGAAESLRGQGARIVVTEIDPICALQAVMDGYDVQTLESVLPRADIVITTTGNKDVVRIEHMAAMKHQAIVGNIGHFDNEIDMAGLARFPGVRRINIKPQVDEWVFPDGHSILVLSEGRLLNLGNATGHPSFVMSNSFSNQVIAQIELFGKHTEYDREVYRLPKKLDEKVARIHLEALGGELTKLSKDQAEYIDVDVEGPYKPEHYRY; encoded by the coding sequence GTGACCAGCACGATCCCGGCCCTGGCTCAGACCCGCAACGGTATCGACTTCGCCGTGGCCGATCTGTCCCTGGCCGACTTCGGGCGCAAGGAGATCCGGCTCGCCGAGCACGAGATGCCCGGTCTGATGGCGCTGCGCCGCGAGTACGCCGAGGTGTACCCGCTCAAGGGCGCGCGCGTGTCCGGGTCGCTGCACATGACCGTGCAGACCGCCGTGCTCATCGAGACCCTCGTCGCGCTCGGCGCGGAGGTCCGCTGGGCCTCCTGCAACATCTTCTCCACCCAGGACCACGCCGCCGCCGCCGTCGTGGTCGGCCCGCACGGCACCCCGGAGGAGCCGCGCGGTGTGCCGGTGTTCGCCTGGAAGGGCGAGTCGCTGGCCGAGTACTGGTGGACGGCGGAGTCCATGCTCACCTGGCCGGACGGTCAGGGTCCGAACATGATCCTGGACGACGGCGGCGACGCGACCCTGCTGGTGCACAAGGGCGCCCAGTACGAGAAGGCCGGCGTCGTCCCGGCCGCCTCCGAGGACGACTCGGAGGAGTGGGCGCTGGTCCTGGAGACGCTGCGCAACTCCCTGGCCTCCGACGCGGGGAAGTGGACCAGGATCGCCGAGGGCATCCGCGGGGTCACCGAGGAGACCACCACCGGCGTCATGCGCCTGTACCAGCTGGCCGCCGCGGGTGAGCTGCTGTTCCCGGCGATCAACGTCAACGACGCCGTCACCAAGTCGAAGTTCGACAACCGGTACGGCATCCGGCACTCGTTGATCGACGGGATCAACCGGGGCACGGACGTGCTCATGGGCGGCAAGGTCGCGGTGATCTGCGGTTACGGGGACGTGGGCAAGGGCGCGGCGGAGTCGCTGCGCGGGCAGGGCGCGCGGATCGTGGTGACGGAGATCGACCCGATCTGCGCGTTGCAGGCGGTGATGGACGGCTACGACGTGCAGACCCTGGAGTCGGTGCTGCCCAGGGCCGACATCGTGATCACGACCACGGGCAACAAGGACGTGGTGCGCATCGAGCACATGGCGGCGATGAAGCACCAGGCGATCGTGGGCAACATCGGCCACTTCGACAACGAGATCGACATGGCCGGCCTGGCCCGGTTCCCCGGTGTGCGGCGGATCAACATCAAGCCGCAGGTGGACGAGTGGGTGTTCCCGGACGGGCACTCGATCCTGGTGCTCTCGGAGGGCAGGTTGCTCAACCTGGGCAACGCGACCGGTCACCCGAGCTTCGTGATGTCCAACTCCTTCTCCAACCAGGTGATCGCGCAGATCGAGCTGTTCGGCAAGCACACCGAGTACGACCGCGAGGTCTACCGGCTGCCGAAGAAGTTGGACGAGAAGGTCGCCCGGATCCACCTGGAGGCCCTGGGCGGGGAGCTGACCAAGCTGTCCAAGGACCAGGCCGAGTACATCGACGTCGACGTCGAGGGGCCGTACAAGCCGGAGCACTACCGCTACTGA
- a CDS encoding cation diffusion facilitator family transporter gives MSAGGGTKAIIAALVANAGIAVAKFVGFLVTGSSSMLAESVHSVADTSNQGLLLLGQKTSQRKATQNHPFGFGRDRYFYSFVVALLLFTLGSVFALYEGIHKLEAHEELTSPIVAVVILVLAIGLESYSFATAIKESKAIKGDATWWEFIRKSKVPELPVVLLEDAGALLGLVLALIGVGLSTLTGDPVWDAIGTICIGVLLGVIAVILIIEMKSLLIGEGSSPAELDLIVDELAAGKVQRVIHIRTQYIGPDELLVAAKIALDPGLETVDIAQAINDAEHRVRNKVPAARLIYLEPDLDRSLNA, from the coding sequence GTGTCAGCAGGAGGCGGTACCAAGGCCATCATCGCCGCGTTGGTGGCGAACGCGGGGATCGCGGTGGCCAAGTTCGTCGGCTTCCTCGTCACGGGGTCGTCGTCGATGCTCGCCGAGTCGGTGCACTCGGTGGCCGACACCTCGAACCAGGGGCTGCTGCTGCTGGGGCAGAAGACCTCGCAGCGCAAGGCCACCCAGAACCACCCGTTCGGATTCGGGCGTGACCGCTACTTCTACTCGTTCGTGGTGGCGCTGCTGCTGTTCACGCTCGGCTCGGTGTTCGCGCTCTACGAGGGCATCCACAAGCTGGAGGCCCACGAGGAGCTGACCTCGCCGATCGTGGCCGTGGTCATCCTGGTGCTGGCCATCGGCCTGGAGAGCTACAGCTTCGCCACCGCCATCAAGGAGTCCAAGGCGATCAAGGGCGACGCCACCTGGTGGGAGTTCATCCGCAAGTCCAAGGTGCCCGAGCTGCCCGTGGTGCTGCTGGAGGACGCGGGCGCGCTGCTCGGCCTCGTCCTGGCGCTGATCGGCGTCGGCCTGAGCACGCTGACCGGCGACCCGGTGTGGGACGCCATCGGCACCATCTGCATCGGCGTGCTGCTCGGCGTGATCGCCGTGATCCTCATCATCGAGATGAAGTCGCTGCTGATCGGCGAGGGCTCCTCCCCGGCTGAGCTCGACCTGATCGTCGACGAGCTGGCGGCGGGCAAGGTGCAGCGGGTCATCCACATCCGCACCCAGTACATCGGCCCCGACGAGCTGCTGGTCGCGGCCAAGATCGCCCTGGACCCCGGTCTGGAGACCGTCGACATCGCGCAGGCCATCAACGACGCCGAGCACCGCGTGCGCAACAAGGTCCCGGCCGCCCGGCTCATCTACCTGGAGCCCGATCTGGACCGCTCCCTGAACGCCTGA
- a CDS encoding SIS domain-containing protein → MLDDTLLDDQRRLADADTDDLLRAAARAGAQVRATAEAAAELGVDRVMRERPRALVLITRPGVGPAVANLVTALLGPRCPVPVVVSDEAPGWVGALDVVLAHTEDPGDHVLAESVDLAGRRGARVLLTAEPDGPVAASAARHALLVPPRVPVPQGFGFVRAFAAWSSALSALGLLEVDLTQVADELDREAERDHPVHESFVNPAKSLALRVAERTPLLWGLDDMATAVAGHGAGVLARHAGLVCDVAPHRQAITRTALHRRAVQGTSGADIFADPDDEPGGQVRVLLLAVRRGQQAEQAKLAAVRSLAGADVLEPAEEVSGGDAVCSALLALRFELASLYLGLAAGTLGGPGRYASAV, encoded by the coding sequence GTGCTCGACGACACACTGCTGGACGACCAGCGCAGGCTCGCCGACGCCGACACCGATGACCTGCTCCGCGCCGCGGCGCGGGCGGGCGCCCAGGTCAGGGCCACCGCCGAGGCGGCGGCCGAGCTGGGCGTCGACCGGGTGATGCGGGAGCGCCCCAGGGCGCTCGTCCTCATCACCCGGCCGGGTGTCGGCCCGGCGGTCGCCAACCTGGTGACCGCCCTGCTGGGCCCACGCTGCCCCGTGCCGGTCGTGGTCTCCGACGAGGCCCCCGGCTGGGTCGGCGCGCTCGACGTGGTCCTCGCGCACACCGAGGACCCCGGCGACCACGTGCTCGCCGAGTCGGTCGACCTGGCGGGCAGGCGCGGCGCCCGCGTGCTGCTGACCGCCGAGCCCGACGGACCCGTCGCGGCCTCGGCGGCCAGGCACGCGCTGCTCGTCCCGCCCAGGGTGCCGGTGCCGCAGGGCTTCGGGTTCGTCCGGGCGTTCGCGGCCTGGTCGTCCGCGCTGAGCGCGCTCGGCCTGCTGGAGGTCGACCTCACCCAGGTCGCCGACGAGCTCGACCGCGAGGCCGAGCGCGACCACCCCGTGCACGAGTCGTTCGTCAACCCGGCCAAGTCGCTCGCGCTGCGCGTCGCCGAGCGCACCCCGCTGCTGTGGGGGCTGGACGACATGGCCACGGCCGTGGCGGGCCACGGCGCGGGCGTCCTCGCCCGCCACGCCGGGCTCGTCTGCGACGTGGCGCCGCACCGGCAGGCGATCACCCGGACCGCGCTGCACCGCAGAGCCGTGCAGGGCACCTCGGGGGCCGACATCTTCGCCGACCCGGACGACGAGCCGGGCGGTCAGGTCAGGGTGCTGCTGCTCGCGGTCCGCCGGGGCCAGCAGGCCGAGCAGGCCAAGCTCGCGGCCGTCCGGTCGCTCGCCGGGGCCGACGTGCTGGAACCGGCGGAGGAGGTGTCCGGCGGGGACGCGGTGTGCTCGGCGCTGCTCGCGCTGAGGTTCGAGCTCGCCTCGCTCTACCTCGGGCTCGCGGCGGGCACCCTCGGGGGGCCGGGCCGCTACGCGTCCGCCGTCTGA
- a CDS encoding amino acid permease, translating to MPGNGLWRTKSIEQSIADTDEPDTKLRKDLTAWDLTIFGVAVVIGAGIFTLAASTAGNLAGPSVSLAFVLAAVACALAALCYAEFASTVPVAGSAYTFSYATFGEFAAWIIGWDLVLEFAVGAAAVSKGWSQYLQTVLGQFGLELKTTVDAGSVEVDWGALLLVAFLTALLVFGTKMSSRVSAVITAIKIAVVLLVIVLGISYINTDNYSPYIPPAESGPEVASGLDQSLFSLLTGFGGSTYGVMGLLAAASLLFFAFIGFDVVATTAEETRNPQRAVPRGILGSLAIVTVLYIAVTLVITGMVPYDKLKTQPDGSRATLATAFADNGVDWAATVISVGALAGLTTVVMVLMLGQTRVIFAMSRDGLLPRGLAKTGTRGTPVKITIGIGLLVAVAAGFFPAGKLEEMVNVGTLFAFVLVSAGVLVLRKTRPDLKRGFRVPWVPFIPVLAILACLWLMLNLTALTWVRFLVWMALGVVVYFAYGRRHSLLGKQGSDAPVAKRDE from the coding sequence GTGCCGGGCAACGGGTTGTGGCGAACGAAGTCGATCGAGCAGTCGATCGCTGATACGGACGAACCGGACACCAAGCTGCGCAAGGACCTCACCGCCTGGGATCTGACGATCTTCGGCGTGGCCGTGGTGATCGGCGCGGGCATCTTCACCCTCGCCGCCAGCACGGCGGGCAACCTCGCGGGTCCCTCGGTGTCGCTGGCCTTCGTGCTCGCGGCCGTGGCCTGCGCGCTCGCCGCGCTGTGCTACGCCGAGTTCGCCTCCACCGTGCCGGTGGCGGGCAGCGCCTACACGTTCTCGTACGCGACGTTCGGCGAGTTCGCGGCGTGGATCATCGGCTGGGACCTGGTGCTGGAGTTCGCGGTCGGCGCGGCGGCGGTCAGCAAGGGCTGGTCGCAGTACCTCCAGACGGTGCTGGGGCAGTTCGGGCTGGAGCTCAAGACCACGGTGGACGCCGGGTCGGTCGAGGTCGACTGGGGCGCGCTGCTGCTCGTCGCGTTCCTGACCGCGCTGCTGGTCTTCGGCACCAAGATGTCCTCGCGGGTCAGCGCCGTCATCACCGCGATCAAGATCGCGGTGGTGCTGCTGGTCATCGTGCTCGGCATCAGCTACATCAACACCGACAACTACAGCCCGTACATCCCGCCCGCCGAGTCGGGTCCCGAGGTGGCGAGCGGGCTGGACCAGTCGCTGTTCTCCCTGCTCACCGGCTTCGGCGGCAGCACCTACGGCGTGATGGGCCTGCTGGCCGCCGCGTCGCTGCTGTTCTTCGCGTTCATCGGCTTCGACGTGGTCGCCACGACCGCCGAGGAGACCAGGAACCCGCAGCGCGCCGTGCCGCGCGGCATCCTCGGCTCGCTCGCGATCGTGACCGTGCTGTACATCGCGGTCACGCTCGTGATCACCGGCATGGTGCCGTACGACAAGCTCAAGACCCAGCCGGACGGCAGCCGCGCCACCCTGGCGACCGCGTTCGCCGACAACGGCGTGGACTGGGCCGCCACGGTCATCTCCGTCGGCGCGCTGGCCGGCCTCACCACCGTGGTCATGGTGCTGATGCTCGGCCAGACTCGGGTGATCTTCGCGATGTCCCGCGACGGCCTGCTCCCCAGGGGCCTGGCCAAGACCGGGACGCGCGGCACCCCCGTGAAGATCACCATCGGCATCGGCCTGCTGGTCGCCGTCGCCGCGGGCTTCTTCCCGGCGGGCAAGCTGGAGGAGATGGTCAACGTCGGCACGCTCTTCGCGTTCGTGCTGGTGTCGGCCGGTGTGCTGGTGCTGCGCAAGACGCGGCCCGACCTCAAGCGCGGGTTCCGGGTGCCGTGGGTGCCCTTTATCCCGGTCCTGGCGATCCTCGCCTGCCTGTGGCTGATGCTGAACCTGACCGCGCTCACCTGGGTCCGGTTCCTGGTGTGGATGGCGCTCGGCGTCGTCGTGTACTTCGCCTACGGGCGCAGGCACTCCCTGCTCGGCAAGCAGGGGTCGGACGCGCCGGTCGCGAAGCGGGACGAGTAG
- the manA gene encoding mannose-6-phosphate isomerase, class I, which produces MELLHNAVRAYAWGSRTAIAEMLGREVPAPHPEAELWMGAHPGDPSRVIGPDGTRRSLLDLLAEDPRGQLGAGCAERFGGRLPFLLKVLAAEEPLSLQAHPSAEQAAFGFAAEDAAGLAVDSPIRNYKDPSAKPELICALTEFHALAGFRAPDRTVALLRSLDAPDLAPYTELLAAQPDGSGLRALFTTLITLPQNSLDGLLPQVLDACVAHVKDRGEFDAECRTALELGEAYPGDAGVLAALLLNRIVLRPGEAIYLPAGNLHAYLHGTGVEILANSDNVLRCGLTPKHVDVPELMRVLDFSSGDMPVQRGEPTRPGLWVYRTPCPEFELSRIELAAGESVEVDHGGPQIVLCAEGSATLSVHRGGHADVLELRRGQSVWLPAADPALRVEATEDAQLFRATPGVP; this is translated from the coding sequence GTGGAACTGCTGCACAACGCGGTGCGCGCGTACGCGTGGGGATCGCGTACCGCCATCGCCGAGATGCTCGGGCGGGAGGTGCCCGCCCCGCACCCCGAGGCGGAGCTGTGGATGGGCGCCCACCCCGGCGACCCGTCCCGCGTCATCGGACCTGACGGGACCCGCCGCAGCCTGCTCGACCTGCTCGCCGAGGACCCGCGCGGCCAGCTCGGCGCGGGCTGCGCCGAGCGCTTCGGCGGCAGGCTGCCGTTCCTGCTGAAGGTCCTCGCCGCCGAGGAGCCGCTGAGCCTGCAGGCCCACCCGTCCGCCGAGCAGGCCGCCTTCGGGTTCGCCGCCGAGGACGCCGCGGGCCTTGCCGTGGACTCGCCGATAAGGAACTACAAGGACCCCTCGGCCAAGCCCGAGCTGATCTGCGCGCTCACCGAGTTCCACGCGCTCGCAGGCTTCCGCGCCCCGGACCGCACGGTCGCGCTGCTCCGCTCGCTCGACGCGCCCGACCTCGCGCCCTACACCGAGCTGCTCGCCGCCCAGCCGGACGGCAGCGGCCTGCGCGCCCTGTTCACCACCCTGATCACCCTGCCGCAGAACTCGCTCGACGGGCTCCTGCCGCAGGTGCTCGACGCGTGCGTGGCCCACGTGAAGGACCGCGGCGAGTTCGACGCCGAGTGCCGCACCGCGCTGGAACTGGGCGAGGCGTACCCCGGCGACGCGGGCGTGCTGGCCGCGCTGCTGCTCAACCGGATCGTCCTGCGCCCCGGCGAGGCCATCTACCTGCCCGCGGGCAACCTGCACGCCTACCTGCACGGCACCGGCGTGGAGATCCTCGCCAACTCGGACAACGTGCTGCGCTGCGGCCTCACGCCCAAGCACGTCGACGTGCCCGAGCTGATGCGCGTGCTCGACTTCAGCAGCGGCGACATGCCCGTGCAGCGCGGCGAGCCCACCCGGCCCGGCCTGTGGGTGTACCGCACCCCGTGCCCCGAGTTCGAGCTGTCCCGCATCGAGCTGGCGGCGGGCGAGAGCGTGGAGGTCGACCACGGCGGGCCGCAGATCGTGCTGTGCGCCGAGGGCTCGGCGACGCTGTCCGTGCACCGGGGCGGCCACGCCGACGTGCTGGAACTGCGCCGGGGCCAGTCCGTGTGGCTGCCCGCCGCCGACCCGGCGCTGCGCGTCGAGGCGACCGAGGACGCCCAGCTGTTCCGCGCTACCCCCGGTGTTCCGTAG
- a CDS encoding DUF3499 domain-containing protein: MRSVRRCSRTGCANPAVATLTYAYADSTAVVGPLATSSEPHSYDLCEEHALRLTAPRGWEVVRYQGEFAPPEPTVDDLTALAEAVREAGRVDRSPQPPEVPLGTIRRGHLRVLPDPRED; this comes from the coding sequence GTGCGGAGCGTGAGACGGTGCTCTCGAACCGGGTGCGCGAACCCGGCAGTCGCCACGCTCACGTACGCCTACGCGGATTCGACGGCGGTCGTGGGCCCGCTGGCGACCTCGTCGGAGCCGCACAGCTACGACCTGTGCGAGGAGCACGCCCTGCGCCTCACCGCGCCGCGCGGCTGGGAGGTCGTGCGCTACCAGGGCGAGTTCGCGCCCCCCGAACCCACCGTCGACGACCTCACCGCGCTCGCCGAGGCCGTCCGGGAGGCGGGCCGGGTCGACCGTTCGCCGCAACCCCCCGAGGTGCCGCTCGGCACTATCAGGCGCGGCCACCTGCGCGTTCTGCCCGACCCGCGCGAAGACTGA
- a CDS encoding phosphomannomutase/phosphoglucomutase yields MRDLSGIVKAYDIRGVVGEQLDVDVVRDFGAAFARLVGGPAIVIGHDMRDSSPGLAAAFAEGVTKQGVDVISIGLASTDMLYFASGKLDLPGAMFTASHNPAKYNGIKLCRAGAAPVGQDTGLTQIREDAEQGVADAEGVAPGTLSERDMLTEYAAYLRELVDLRTIRPLKVVVDAGNGMGGHTVPVVFDGLPIDVVPMYFELDGNFPNHEANPLDPKNIVDLQAKVREVGADAGLAFDGDADRCFVVDERGEPVSPSAITALVASRELAKDPGGTIIHNLITSRAVPEIVRENGGTPVRTRVGHSFIKQEMATTGAIFGGEHSAHYYFRDFWRADTGMLAAMHVLAALGEQDGALSALTADYERYAASGEINSTVADQAGRLAAIKAEFGAREGVELDELDGLTVSLPDGSWFNLRASNTEPLLRLNVEAADAASVAALSDEVLAIVRA; encoded by the coding sequence GTGCGCGATCTGTCCGGCATCGTCAAGGCCTACGACATCCGTGGTGTCGTGGGCGAGCAGCTCGACGTCGACGTGGTTCGCGACTTCGGCGCGGCCTTCGCGCGCCTGGTCGGCGGTCCGGCCATCGTGATCGGCCACGACATGCGCGACTCGTCCCCCGGCCTCGCCGCCGCCTTCGCCGAGGGCGTCACGAAGCAGGGCGTCGACGTGATCAGCATCGGTCTGGCCAGCACCGACATGCTGTACTTCGCCTCCGGCAAGCTCGACCTGCCCGGTGCGATGTTCACCGCCAGCCACAACCCGGCCAAGTACAACGGCATCAAGCTCTGCCGCGCGGGCGCCGCCCCGGTCGGCCAGGACACCGGCCTGACGCAGATCCGCGAGGACGCGGAGCAGGGCGTGGCCGACGCCGAGGGCGTCGCCCCCGGCACGCTGTCCGAGCGCGACATGCTCACCGAGTACGCCGCCTACCTGCGCGAGCTGGTCGACCTGCGGACCATCCGCCCGCTGAAGGTCGTCGTGGACGCGGGCAACGGCATGGGCGGCCACACCGTCCCGGTCGTGTTCGACGGCCTGCCGATCGACGTCGTCCCGATGTACTTCGAGCTGGACGGCAACTTCCCGAACCACGAGGCCAACCCGCTCGACCCGAAGAACATCGTCGACCTGCAGGCCAAGGTCCGCGAGGTCGGCGCCGACGCGGGCCTGGCCTTCGACGGCGACGCCGACCGCTGCTTCGTCGTGGACGAGCGCGGCGAGCCCGTCTCGCCCAGCGCGATCACCGCCCTGGTCGCCTCGCGCGAACTGGCCAAGGACCCCGGCGGCACGATCATCCACAACCTGATCACCTCGCGCGCCGTGCCCGAGATCGTCCGCGAGAACGGCGGCACGCCCGTGCGCACCCGCGTGGGCCACTCGTTCATCAAGCAGGAGATGGCCACCACCGGCGCCATCTTCGGCGGCGAGCACTCGGCCCACTACTACTTCCGCGACTTCTGGCGCGCCGACACCGGGATGCTCGCCGCGATGCACGTGCTGGCCGCGCTCGGCGAGCAGGACGGCGCCCTGTCCGCCCTCACCGCGGACTACGAGCGGTACGCCGCCTCGGGTGAGATCAACTCGACGGTCGCCGACCAGGCGGGCAGGCTTGCCGCGATCAAGGCCGAGTTCGGCGCCCGCGAGGGCGTGGAGCTGGACGAGCTGGACGGTCTCACCGTCTCGCTGCCCGACGGCTCCTGGTTCAACCTGAGGGCGTCGAACACCGAGCCGCTGCTGCGCCTGAACGTCGAGGCGGCCGACGCCGCCTCGGTCGCCGCGCTGAGCGACGAGGTGCTGGCCATCGTCCGCGCCTGA
- a CDS encoding Trm112 family protein: MQLDPRLLEVLACPCPEHAPLRQGTGPDPALEYLTCTACGRTYRVEDGIPVLLLGEAVEPAAG; encoded by the coding sequence GTGCAACTCGACCCGCGGCTGCTCGAAGTACTCGCTTGCCCGTGCCCCGAGCACGCTCCGCTGCGGCAGGGGACCGGCCCCGACCCGGCTCTGGAGTACCTGACCTGCACGGCGTGCGGCAGGACCTACCGGGTGGAGGACGGCATCCCGGTGCTGCTGCTCGGCGAAGCCGTCGAGCCGGCAGCGGGGTGA
- a CDS encoding metallopeptidase family protein, with the protein MARGSRRQGPPRRRRRDRHGRGLRGPLYPATMPAARSRAERFDAVVLEALEPIEARWRTELTQLDVAVDDVPDVAPSTSGEDDDVVEDGNVPLARLMQPGQDRRARIVLYRRPLEARAKDGADLADLVHDVLVEQVANYLGLDPDVIDGE; encoded by the coding sequence ATGGCTCGGGGTTCACGGCGGCAGGGTCCTCCTCGGCGGCGCAGGCGCGACCGCCACGGGCGAGGGCTGCGCGGTCCGCTGTACCCGGCCACGATGCCCGCGGCCCGCAGCAGGGCGGAGCGGTTCGACGCCGTGGTGCTGGAGGCGCTGGAGCCGATCGAGGCCAGGTGGCGCACGGAGCTGACCCAGCTGGACGTCGCGGTGGACGACGTCCCCGACGTGGCGCCGTCGACGTCCGGCGAGGACGACGACGTGGTGGAGGACGGGAACGTCCCGCTGGCGCGGCTGATGCAGCCGGGCCAGGACCGGAGGGCCCGGATCGTGCTGTACCGGCGGCCGTTGGAGGCGCGGGCGAAGGACGGGGCCGACCTGGCGGACCTGGTGCACGACGTGCTGGTGGAGCAGGTGGCGAACTACCTGGGGCTGGACCCGGACGTGATCGACGGGGAGTAG